One stretch of Paenibacillus sp. AN1007 DNA includes these proteins:
- a CDS encoding ABC transporter ATP-binding protein gives MSENIIQTANLWKTYKDRAAVRELELHIKKGDIYGFLGPNGAGKTTTIRMLLGLIKPTKGVIRVFDKDIRKERMDILRRVGSLVEYPSYYGHLNAVENLEVLRRIINVPKSRIAEVLSIVDLTKDAKRAVKGYSLGMKQRLGIASALLGDPELLILDEPTNGLDPAGIQEIRELIKRMPLEHGITVLVSSHLLSEVEQMASRVGIIRDGKMVLQDTIASLHSQTGSSIRLTVSEPEKAMKLAREQGQFGQRQGAALTFPYMDDNAVALLVRRLIEQDHDVYRVEEQRQSLEDLFMRVIGEGASI, from the coding sequence GTGAGTGAAAATATTATTCAAACAGCGAATTTATGGAAAACATACAAGGACCGTGCAGCGGTTCGTGAACTCGAACTGCATATTAAAAAGGGAGATATTTACGGCTTCCTCGGTCCCAATGGTGCCGGTAAAACAACAACCATCCGCATGCTGCTCGGCCTGATCAAACCGACCAAAGGTGTCATCCGAGTCTTCGACAAGGATATTCGCAAGGAACGGATGGATATTCTGCGCCGTGTAGGCTCCCTGGTAGAGTATCCTTCCTACTATGGACATCTGAATGCGGTAGAGAATCTGGAAGTGCTGCGGCGTATTATCAATGTGCCCAAATCAAGAATTGCTGAAGTGCTGTCCATCGTTGATCTGACCAAAGATGCTAAACGTGCTGTAAAAGGCTACTCTCTCGGGATGAAACAGCGTCTCGGTATTGCCAGCGCTCTGCTGGGCGACCCGGAACTGCTTATTCTCGATGAGCCAACAAACGGACTGGACCCGGCGGGTATACAGGAGATCCGCGAGCTTATCAAACGGATGCCGCTGGAGCATGGGATTACAGTCCTTGTATCCAGCCACTTGCTGAGCGAGGTTGAGCAGATGGCGAGCCGGGTCGGCATCATCAGGGATGGCAAAATGGTGCTGCAGGATACGATTGCAAGTCTGCACAGTCAGACGGGAAGTTCCATTAGACTAACGGTATCCGAACCGGAAAAAGCAATGAAGCTGGCTCGTGAACAGGGACAATTCGGTCAGAGACAGGGAGCCGCACTAACGTTCCCTTACATGGATGATAATGCAGTTGCACTGCTGGTGCGCCGTCTGATCGAGCAGGATCATGATGTATACCGGGTGGAGGAACAACGACAGTCTTTGGAAGATCTCTTCATGCGTGTCATTGGCGAGGGGGCTTCCATATGA
- a CDS encoding ABC transporter permease, giving the protein MQAYFRILSAERLKMAKSPVWLLILISPLIALLIGLLSSTSGNWGALLGVMVTLHGMLLLPMLTGVFTSFVCRFEHAGGGWKQLLVLPLTRAGLYLGKFTIVLSLLAGTQLLLFGMIVLVGLIQGHVDPVPWGFLAGKLLLGLLACVPLAALQMFVSLIWSSFAAPLALNFALTIPNILVVNSASFGPYYPWAQPMILMVPIEGAGFGAYNVPLTSLLTVVGGSAVLFIAVGMIYFAKKEV; this is encoded by the coding sequence ATGCAAGCCTACTTCCGTATTTTATCTGCCGAACGTTTGAAAATGGCAAAATCTCCTGTCTGGCTTCTGATTCTGATCAGTCCACTGATCGCGCTGCTCATCGGTCTGTTATCTTCCACTTCGGGTAACTGGGGGGCACTGCTGGGCGTTATGGTTACGCTTCACGGTATGCTGCTGCTGCCGATGCTTACAGGTGTATTTACCTCATTTGTATGCCGATTCGAGCATGCAGGTGGAGGATGGAAACAACTGCTTGTCCTTCCGCTTACACGTGCAGGTTTATATTTGGGCAAATTCACCATAGTACTCTCGCTTCTGGCAGGTACACAGCTGCTCTTGTTCGGAATGATCGTATTGGTCGGATTGATTCAAGGCCATGTGGACCCTGTACCTTGGGGATTCCTTGCCGGCAAGCTGCTGCTCGGACTTCTAGCATGTGTGCCGCTGGCGGCTCTGCAGATGTTTGTTTCTCTAATCTGGAGCAGCTTTGCTGCGCCGCTAGCCTTAAATTTTGCCCTGACCATTCCTAATATTCTGGTCGTGAACTCCGCTTCGTTTGGTCCGTATTATCCATGGGCACAGCCGATGATTCTGATGGTTCCTATCGAGGGCGCAGGGTTCGGTGCATATAATGTGCCGCTGACTTCGCTATTAACAGTCGTTGGCGGCAGTGCCGTACTGTTTATTGCTGTGGGTATGATCTATTTTGCCAAAAAGGAAGTATAA
- a CDS encoding ABC transporter permease, with translation MTGRALSADWLKIRGKGIWFLVFLAPIGLTAMQALNFGLRLDYLKEQYAENLWGGLFGNVIVFVPLALMLGATILSSMIAGIEHDQGSWKQLLAMPIPRSAVYLAKFLMACLLLIISCLLLSVGIVGLGLVLGFDAKEIPWSQALKLGLMPLAGALPVLSIELWLTLVSKNQALPVTFGIILAITGMFALSISPQFPLAWAQMAWSAPNAYLYAGMGAGLGILIMLMGMMHFSRKDVA, from the coding sequence ATGACAGGGCGTGCATTATCGGCGGATTGGCTCAAAATTCGCGGCAAAGGCATCTGGTTTCTCGTGTTTCTTGCCCCCATTGGCTTAACAGCCATGCAGGCTTTGAATTTTGGATTGAGGCTGGATTATCTGAAAGAGCAGTATGCAGAGAATCTGTGGGGAGGATTATTTGGAAATGTTATTGTGTTTGTGCCGCTCGCTTTAATGCTGGGTGCGACCATTCTCAGCTCCATGATCGCTGGTATCGAGCATGATCAGGGTTCGTGGAAGCAGCTGCTGGCGATGCCGATTCCCAGATCGGCCGTTTATCTGGCCAAGTTTCTGATGGCCTGTCTGCTGCTTATCATCTCCTGTCTGCTGCTGAGCGTAGGTATTGTTGGACTGGGCCTAGTGCTTGGTTTTGATGCAAAAGAAATACCGTGGTCACAGGCGCTGAAGCTGGGGCTCATGCCGCTGGCTGGTGCACTGCCGGTACTATCGATCGAATTATGGCTTACGCTGGTATCCAAAAATCAGGCGCTTCCGGTTACCTTCGGCATTATTCTTGCCATTACCGGTATGTTCGCATTGTCCATCTCTCCCCAGTTCCCGCTGGCATGGGCTCAAATGGCTTGGAGTGCCCCTAATGCATATCTATACGCAGGGATGGGCGCAGGTTTAGGAATTTTGATTATGCTGATGGGTATGATGCACTTCAGCCGGAAGGATGTGGCCTAA
- a CDS encoding response regulator transcription factor — MKTKLLYIEDDTEIAAWVREDLEERGYEVVWLGSGEGASEAAAECSLVILDVMLPGLDGFTVGQRLKKEHPAIPIVMLSARTSIDDKLHGLDFADDYVTKPFHPDELAARIEVQLRKAGASVSSDNVLRLEHLSIYEQDNRIVNEQTGEEIILSGKQFHIFAYLLRHMGMIRTKEQIYEAVWNESYLDGDKTLMVHIRHLREKLELDPANPVIIQTVRGVGYRVKKP; from the coding sequence ATGAAAACCAAACTGTTATACATTGAGGATGATACTGAAATTGCAGCATGGGTGAGAGAAGACCTGGAGGAACGCGGATATGAGGTCGTGTGGCTTGGAAGCGGTGAAGGAGCATCCGAAGCCGCAGCGGAGTGTTCTCTGGTGATACTGGATGTAATGCTGCCGGGACTGGACGGATTTACAGTAGGTCAGCGGCTAAAAAAAGAACATCCTGCCATACCCATCGTTATGCTCTCGGCCAGGACATCCATTGATGATAAGCTGCACGGGCTTGATTTTGCCGATGATTATGTGACCAAGCCGTTCCACCCGGACGAGCTCGCTGCGCGGATTGAGGTTCAGCTTCGCAAGGCAGGTGCATCGGTATCCAGCGATAACGTCCTTAGGCTGGAGCACCTTTCGATCTATGAGCAGGATAACCGGATCGTTAATGAGCAGACGGGAGAGGAGATTATTTTATCAGGGAAACAGTTCCATATCTTTGCTTATCTGCTCAGGCATATGGGCATGATTCGTACCAAAGAACAGATCTATGAGGCTGTCTGGAATGAGTCTTATCTGGACGGAGACAAAACATTGATGGTGCATATCCGGCACCTGCGCGAGAAGCTGGAGCTTGATCCGGCTAATCCGGTTATTATTCAGACGGTGCGCGGCGTGGGATATCGCGTGAAGAAGCCATGA
- a CDS encoding PAS domain S-box protein: MDRNKTETLKRIISEGSSYRSLFFNHPDAIYVMDVEGNHMDANPSFEKLSGYKIGELAGVSRDRISPPESEKRRAQFIEKVLAGHSVSESMAFYHKDGSVKHAQVTYIPITEGEQVVGIYGIAKDVTDKVIIEQELQETQEKYQVLADHAQDLITTCSVDGTLLYVSPSVYTLLGYAPEEVTGKSFKSYCYPGDFPDLLELPSIGDGCKMRVLHKSGHYIWMETLAKPVAGEHGKVTQIVSISRDITQQKDADRRIRESRQRYKSLFEYNPAAVYSLDLDGKYSSVNSNMVQMLDIPRNRLIGQSFLSNLDKNEMQKGEAFFALVKEGEPQYYETRVVSSNGRKIEVSVTNVPIIVDKEMVGVYGIVSDITERKEYTERIQELSKQHELILNTVTEGIYGLDADGITMFMNPAAASMFGYEAHEFIGKSSHPIIHHSRADGSYFPKEECPIHMTVLDGHTRSVTEDVFWRKDGSSFLVQYQVTPIIDEGQIRGAVIVFNDVTGEREIVRAKETAELAAQAKSEFLSLVSHEIRTPMNGIVGMTELLVGTDLSEEQREYAQIIQESGDALLNILNDILDFSKLESGKMALAYEPFSLRKMLEQVAELFKPRADEKHLEIRYRLNPNIPDYMAGDSMRIRQILVNLVGNALKFTDQGSIDVTVDMIKGSKPEDTVLDFAVEDTGIGIPADKQDQLFQSFSQLHPVINRKYGGTGLGLVISKRLVEIMGGSISVESTEGEGSIFRFAIPAARVEASGEKSASQFQHERTRQSDKVSMRILVAEDHPVNRKILQEYLEKLGYQADVCTNGVEAIDAISQNVYDIVLMDIHMPVMDGLKATNLLHRLIPQDRIPPIIAVTGNSRREDKEACLEMGMRDFISKPVMLSELKRVLQQWGPSDEPRIAPN; the protein is encoded by the coding sequence TTGGATCGTAATAAAACGGAAACCCTGAAACGAATTATTTCTGAGGGAAGCTCTTACCGGTCATTGTTTTTTAACCATCCGGATGCTATCTATGTCATGGACGTTGAAGGGAATCATATGGATGCCAATCCTTCCTTCGAGAAGTTATCCGGTTATAAGATAGGAGAGCTTGCAGGGGTGAGTCGGGATCGCATCAGCCCGCCTGAAAGTGAGAAGAGACGAGCACAATTTATCGAAAAGGTGCTGGCTGGGCATTCAGTCAGTGAATCGATGGCATTTTATCATAAAGATGGTTCTGTGAAACATGCACAGGTTACCTATATACCGATTACAGAAGGCGAACAAGTCGTTGGCATCTATGGTATTGCCAAAGATGTGACGGATAAAGTAATCATTGAACAGGAACTGCAGGAGACACAGGAGAAGTACCAGGTACTGGCAGACCATGCACAGGATCTGATTACAACCTGCAGCGTGGATGGCACACTCTTGTATGTATCTCCATCTGTATACACACTGCTGGGTTACGCGCCGGAGGAAGTAACGGGGAAATCATTTAAGTCCTACTGTTACCCCGGAGATTTTCCTGATCTTCTGGAACTGCCGAGTATAGGGGATGGCTGCAAGATGAGGGTCCTGCATAAGAGTGGACATTACATCTGGATGGAGACACTGGCGAAGCCAGTGGCTGGAGAACATGGCAAAGTAACTCAAATTGTCAGCATCAGCAGGGATATTACGCAGCAGAAGGATGCGGACAGACGTATTCGCGAAAGCCGTCAGCGGTATAAGTCATTGTTCGAGTATAATCCGGCTGCGGTCTATTCTCTGGATCTGGATGGCAAGTATAGTTCGGTAAACAGCAATATGGTGCAGATGCTTGATATTCCGCGCAATAGGCTGATTGGTCAGTCTTTTTTATCGAATCTAGATAAGAACGAAATGCAAAAAGGTGAAGCTTTCTTCGCGCTTGTGAAGGAAGGAGAGCCTCAGTATTATGAGACTCGTGTTGTTAGTTCGAATGGTCGCAAAATTGAAGTGTCCGTAACGAATGTGCCAATTATTGTAGATAAAGAAATGGTTGGCGTCTACGGCATCGTATCGGATATTACCGAGCGTAAAGAATACACAGAACGTATTCAGGAATTGAGCAAACAGCATGAGCTGATTCTCAATACCGTTACCGAAGGGATTTACGGTCTGGATGCGGATGGTATTACGATGTTTATGAATCCGGCGGCCGCTTCGATGTTCGGGTACGAAGCTCATGAATTCATCGGGAAAAGCTCACATCCAATTATTCACCATTCCCGTGCAGACGGCAGCTACTTCCCGAAAGAGGAATGTCCAATTCATATGACGGTACTGGATGGGCATACGCGTTCAGTGACGGAGGATGTGTTCTGGCGAAAAGACGGCAGCAGCTTCCTCGTACAGTATCAGGTTACTCCGATTATTGACGAGGGACAGATTCGCGGTGCGGTTATTGTCTTTAATGACGTCACTGGAGAACGTGAAATTGTTCGGGCCAAAGAAACCGCAGAGCTGGCCGCGCAGGCCAAGTCCGAGTTCCTCTCTCTTGTCAGTCATGAAATCCGTACACCGATGAACGGCATTGTAGGAATGACCGAACTGCTCGTCGGTACAGACTTGTCAGAGGAGCAGCGGGAGTACGCTCAGATCATTCAGGAGAGTGGTGATGCACTGCTGAATATTCTGAATGATATTCTCGATTTCAGCAAACTGGAGTCTGGTAAAATGGCACTGGCCTACGAGCCATTCTCGCTGCGCAAAATGCTGGAGCAGGTCGCGGAGCTGTTCAAGCCGCGAGCGGATGAGAAGCATCTTGAGATTCGCTATCGTCTGAACCCGAATATTCCGGATTATATGGCCGGAGATTCGATGCGAATTCGGCAGATTCTGGTGAACTTGGTTGGCAATGCACTGAAGTTCACAGATCAAGGAAGTATTGACGTCACCGTAGATATGATTAAGGGAAGCAAACCCGAGGATACGGTGCTTGACTTTGCTGTGGAAGATACAGGAATCGGCATTCCTGCGGACAAACAGGACCAGCTGTTCCAGTCGTTCTCGCAGCTGCATCCGGTCATTAACCGTAAATATGGCGGTACAGGACTGGGGCTTGTGATTTCCAAGAGACTTGTTGAGATTATGGGCGGAAGCATCAGTGTCGAGAGCACTGAAGGAGAAGGTTCTATTTTCCGGTTTGCAATTCCGGCAGCTCGTGTTGAGGCATCTGGTGAGAAGTCGGCAAGCCAGTTCCAGCATGAACGTACACGTCAAAGTGACAAGGTTTCAATGCGTATTCTTGTGGCAGAGGATCATCCGGTCAACCGGAAGATTTTGCAGGAATACTTAGAGAAACTGGGTTACCAGGCAGATGTGTGTACCAACGGGGTAGAAGCGATTGATGCGATCTCTCAGAATGTGTATGATATTGTACTGATGGATATTCATATGCCTGTGATGGATGGGCTTAAGGCTACAAATCTGTTACACCGGCTGATTCCGCAGGATCGTATTCCTCCGATTATCGCGGTAACTGGAAATTCCCGTCGTGAAGACAAGGAGGCATGTCTGGAAATGGGGATGCGGGACTTCATCAGCAAGCCTGTGATGCTGAGTGAACTGAAGCGTGTCCTGCAGCAGTGGGGACCTTCCGATGAGCCGCGAATTGCACCCAATTAA
- a CDS encoding L-lactate dehydrogenase, with translation MLGKSGKVAVIGAGLVGSSCAYSMINQSICREIMMVDRTYDRAVAQALDFSHCMDFTHNRTKVYAGTYADCGSMDVIILTAGANPKPGQTRLDVLEEAESIAKDIVVPIMDSGFNGIFVIAANPVDIVTYMVWKLSGLPRERVIGTGTSIDSSRLKTLLSEVFSIDPRSVHGYALGEHGESQFVAWSHVTIGGKPILHILDQHKERFKHLNLDDIAKKTKDAGWEIFTRKGSTQYGIGNALAHITRSILNDEHKIIAVSAILDGEYGQRNVCAGVPAIIGEGGIQEIIELNLDQAEFEKFERSCEILSGNINRLTIA, from the coding sequence GTGTTAGGCAAATCAGGTAAGGTGGCAGTCATCGGGGCAGGTCTTGTGGGTTCAAGTTGTGCATATTCGATGATTAATCAATCGATATGCAGGGAGATTATGATGGTTGATCGGACGTATGACCGGGCTGTGGCACAGGCTCTGGATTTTTCTCACTGCATGGACTTCACTCATAACCGAACCAAAGTCTACGCAGGGACCTACGCCGATTGCGGCAGTATGGATGTGATCATTCTGACTGCAGGAGCCAATCCGAAGCCAGGGCAGACGAGACTGGATGTTCTGGAGGAAGCGGAGTCCATTGCCAAAGATATTGTGGTCCCCATTATGGATAGTGGTTTTAATGGAATTTTTGTCATCGCGGCGAACCCCGTGGATATCGTTACGTATATGGTATGGAAATTATCTGGTTTGCCGCGTGAACGTGTGATCGGAACGGGTACATCCATTGACTCTTCACGGCTCAAAACACTGCTGTCCGAGGTATTCTCCATCGATCCGCGCAGCGTACACGGTTATGCACTTGGTGAACATGGAGAGTCCCAATTTGTTGCCTGGTCGCATGTGACGATCGGAGGCAAACCTATTCTGCATATTCTGGATCAGCATAAAGAACGCTTCAAACACCTGAACCTGGACGATATCGCCAAAAAAACGAAGGATGCCGGTTGGGAAATATTTACCCGTAAAGGCTCGACTCAGTACGGCATCGGAAATGCACTCGCCCACATTACCCGCTCCATCCTGAATGATGAGCACAAAATCATTGCCGTTTCCGCTATTCTGGACGGCGAGTATGGGCAGCGGAATGTCTGCGCAGGAGTCCCGGCCATCATAGGCGAAGGCGGCATTCAAGAGATTATCGAATTAAATCTCGACCAAGCCGAGTTTGAGAAATTCGAGCGCTCCTGCGAGATTTTGTCGGGTAATATCAACCGTCTGACCATCGCTTAA
- a CDS encoding HAMP domain-containing sensor histidine kinase: MSRYMLLILAAVLFVPVVVPLVATVFVVIISNAKPVEDAPYGDSQLITDMWTIESKKLDGASGQTIDSRMKQLQKSYPKSAMYRVDASGKTALVLGGTEAEVSKQKSLNTSGTSKGMSEASNSDVILKWELVTGRSEETRIPAVWTANFTVQFMKKALNRDPLTVVAYVGGENEDKGQGFMVIEVPRDLLQSSSDNGLLEFIYFGAVMLIVFIIFIVMSVLFFAKIRKRLIRLQTAMIAPSKEGIPLPVEIRRSDEIGHLEESFNQMVYQLTDSRQREQEEEQLRKRLVAGLSHDLRTPLTVIRGHMHALHKENLSEQGIRALSRMENKMQDLGELIDNMLSYNLLTSGRYTLKLEQKDVLRMVREAAASWYPVWEKEEFEIDIDLPDDPLIWEVDEQGMRRVLDNLFQNIVRHAASGKYIRISTEQVQGRTAVVIQDRGPGMQPDSGTKGTGLGLSIVDLLIREMGLRKRVDSSEAGVRTYLYSGKEDERAL; this comes from the coding sequence ATGTCCAGATACATGCTTCTTATTTTGGCAGCTGTCCTGTTTGTGCCTGTTGTGGTACCGCTCGTAGCCACCGTTTTTGTTGTAATTATCAGCAATGCAAAACCTGTTGAAGATGCACCTTATGGTGATTCGCAACTGATTACGGATATGTGGACAATAGAATCGAAAAAGCTGGATGGGGCTTCAGGGCAAACTATTGATTCACGGATGAAGCAGCTGCAGAAGAGTTACCCGAAGTCCGCCATGTATCGTGTGGATGCTTCCGGGAAAACGGCACTGGTGCTTGGGGGTACAGAAGCTGAGGTGTCCAAGCAAAAGTCGTTGAACACTTCGGGAACTTCAAAAGGGATGTCCGAGGCTTCTAATTCGGATGTCATACTGAAGTGGGAACTGGTAACCGGAAGATCAGAAGAGACTCGAATTCCTGCGGTATGGACAGCAAATTTTACGGTACAGTTCATGAAAAAAGCTTTAAATCGTGATCCTCTAACCGTTGTTGCATATGTTGGAGGAGAGAATGAAGACAAAGGACAAGGTTTTATGGTGATCGAAGTTCCCCGTGACCTGCTCCAGAGTTCATCCGATAATGGACTGCTCGAATTTATCTATTTCGGTGCTGTGATGCTGATTGTTTTTATTATATTTATCGTGATGTCCGTACTGTTCTTCGCTAAAATCCGCAAGCGGCTGATTCGTCTGCAGACAGCGATGATTGCTCCGAGTAAGGAGGGCATACCGCTCCCGGTGGAAATCCGCAGGTCGGATGAGATCGGACATTTGGAGGAATCCTTTAACCAGATGGTGTATCAGTTAACAGACAGCCGCCAGCGTGAGCAGGAGGAGGAACAGCTTCGCAAACGGCTGGTTGCAGGATTATCACATGATTTGCGAACGCCGCTAACAGTTATTCGTGGTCATATGCATGCGCTGCATAAAGAAAACCTCAGCGAGCAGGGCATCCGTGCGCTGAGTCGTATGGAGAATAAAATGCAGGATCTTGGTGAGCTTATCGACAATATGCTTTCGTATAATCTGCTGACCAGCGGAAGATATACATTGAAGCTGGAGCAGAAAGATGTGCTGCGTATGGTTAGAGAAGCGGCGGCATCATGGTATCCGGTGTGGGAGAAAGAGGAATTCGAGATCGATATTGATCTGCCGGATGATCCGTTAATCTGGGAGGTGGATGAGCAGGGTATGCGTCGTGTGCTGGATAATTTGTTTCAAAATATAGTTCGTCATGCGGCCAGCGGAAAGTATATCCGCATATCCACCGAACAGGTACAGGGACGGACTGCTGTAGTAATCCAAGATCGCGGACCCGGTATGCAGCCGGATTCAGGAACCAAGGGTACTGGACTTGGCCTATCCATCGTGGACCTTCTGATTCGTGAGATGGGCCTGCGTAAGCGGGTAGACAGCTCCGAAGCAGGTGTTCGCACCTATCTCTACAGCGGCAAAGAGGATGAACGTGCGCTTTGA
- a CDS encoding alpha-glycosidase yields MLLEAIFHQPKRNWAYAYDQDTIRLRLRAKKNDLTEVFALTGDKYAWEETRDMVPLTKFTSDSMFDYYEGEVKPPYHRLKYAFLLKNEDENIWMTETDFQEEEPDDPGRMFQFPYIHAGAVFTPPAWVKDAVFYQIFPERFANGNPEINPKEVEPWGGEPTPFNFFGGDLQGVMDHLDYLSDLGINAIYFTPIFEARTNHKYDTEDYLRVDRHFGDADTIKRLVKMCHERGIRILLDAVFNHSGKTFAPFLDVQKHGAASKYKDWFHIHEFPLDVKDGIPTYETFGFEAHMPKLNTENPDVKAYLLEVAEYWIKEVGTDGWRLDVADEVDDAFWRDFRRVVKTANPDAYILGEIWNESSAWLQGDQFDAAMNYPFTAAVNGFFVEDKMHAEQFANSIGRQLSRYPLQASEVAFNLLDSHDTPRLLTLCEGDQRKMKLAALFQFSYMGAPCIYYGDEIGLDGEHDPGCRKCMEWDEAKQDRELFSFYHKLIALRHAHPALRAAGTVRFLQAKAGGSQLVMERQSDEERILILFNRSEETAIVELEAGDQPWTELFEGSHRTALEDGVLAIELPAYGYAVMRTELENT; encoded by the coding sequence ATGCTGCTCGAAGCCATCTTTCATCAACCCAAACGGAACTGGGCCTATGCCTATGACCAGGATACCATTCGTCTGCGACTGCGGGCCAAAAAGAATGATCTGACCGAAGTTTTTGCCCTGACAGGGGATAAATATGCATGGGAAGAAACCCGGGATATGGTTCCTCTGACCAAATTCACATCGGACTCCATGTTTGATTATTACGAAGGGGAGGTCAAGCCTCCGTATCACCGTTTGAAATATGCTTTTCTGCTCAAAAATGAAGATGAAAATATCTGGATGACCGAGACGGATTTCCAGGAAGAAGAACCTGATGATCCGGGCCGCATGTTCCAGTTCCCTTATATTCATGCCGGGGCTGTATTTACACCTCCCGCCTGGGTGAAGGATGCGGTTTTTTATCAGATTTTCCCCGAGCGTTTCGCAAACGGCAACCCTGAAATCAATCCCAAAGAGGTCGAACCCTGGGGCGGAGAACCTACACCATTTAACTTCTTTGGTGGTGACCTGCAGGGAGTCATGGATCATCTTGATTATCTTAGCGACTTAGGTATCAATGCGATCTATTTCACCCCAATTTTTGAAGCGAGGACCAATCATAAATACGATACCGAGGACTATCTGCGCGTAGACCGTCATTTCGGTGATGCGGATACCATCAAACGATTGGTAAAGATGTGCCATGAACGTGGTATCCGTATACTGCTGGATGCCGTGTTTAACCATTCCGGCAAAACATTTGCTCCGTTCCTCGACGTACAGAAGCATGGTGCCGCATCTAAATACAAAGACTGGTTCCATATTCACGAGTTCCCGTTAGACGTGAAGGATGGCATTCCAACCTATGAGACATTCGGATTCGAAGCACATATGCCCAAGTTGAATACGGAGAATCCGGATGTAAAGGCATATTTGCTGGAGGTAGCCGAATATTGGATCAAGGAAGTTGGCACAGACGGCTGGCGTCTTGACGTAGCAGACGAAGTAGACGATGCCTTTTGGCGGGATTTCCGCCGCGTTGTCAAAACAGCCAACCCGGATGCTTATATTCTGGGAGAAATATGGAATGAATCTTCTGCCTGGCTGCAGGGCGACCAGTTCGATGCTGCGATGAACTATCCGTTTACCGCTGCTGTGAATGGATTCTTCGTTGAAGATAAAATGCACGCTGAACAATTTGCCAACTCGATCGGCCGCCAGTTATCAAGATACCCGCTTCAGGCAAGCGAGGTCGCATTCAATTTGCTGGACAGTCACGACACTCCGCGGCTGTTAACCCTGTGCGAGGGTGATCAGCGCAAGATGAAGCTGGCTGCATTGTTCCAGTTCAGTTATATGGGAGCTCCTTGTATCTATTACGGTGACGAGATCGGGCTGGACGGTGAACATGATCCGGGATGCCGCAAATGTATGGAATGGGACGAAGCAAAGCAGGATCGGGAGCTGTTTAGCTTTTATCACAAGCTGATTGCCCTGCGTCATGCTCATCCTGCACTGCGCGCTGCGGGAACCGTTCGTTTCCTGCAGGCCAAGGCAGGAGGCAGCCAGCTTGTAATGGAGCGGCAAAGTGACGAGGAGCGCATTCTGATTCTGTTCAACCGTTCGGAGGAAACAGCCATCGTTGAACTGGAAGCAGGGGATCAGCCATGGACCGAGCTGTTTGAAGGCAGCCACCGGACTGCCCTGGAAGATGGTGTACTTGCCATAGAACTCCCTGCCTACGGATATGCGGTGATGCGTACCGAGTTAGAGAATACCTAG